The Chitinophaga lutea genome contains the following window.
CTGCCGGCCGAGGAACCGCACAAACAGACCTCCAAGAAAGACGCCGAGCTGATCATTTTCGGGGAAAGCTCGGACAAGATCGCCTACAAGCTGGCCAACTGCTGCCGGCCCATCCCCGGCGACGACGTATTCGGCTTCATTACGGCCAGCGAAGGCCTTAAAATACACCGCACCAACTGTCCCAATGCGGCGCAGCTGCTGTCGCATTACGGGCACAGGGTGGTAAAAACGAAATGGGTCAAGAACCGCGAAATCTCTTTCCTGACGGGCCTCCGCATTGTGGGGATGGACGATGTGGGGGTGATCCACAAAATCACCAACATCATCTCCGGCGAGCTGAAAATCAACATCGCCGGGCTCACCATCGAATCCCGGGAAGGTCTGTTCGAAGGGCTGATCAAAGTGTTCGTACACGACAAAGACGAACTGGAAGAGCTGGTGCAGCGCCTCAAGGGGCTGGACGGCATTCAGAGCGTCAGCCGCCTGGAAGATTAAATTTCCTGCAACAATTCATTCAATCGCCTTATTTTTGCTCCTTCTTTAAAAACATAAATCTTTTTCAACAATGGTAGATGTACTGCTGGGGCTGCAATGGGGCGACGAAGGCAAGGGCAAGATCGTGGACTATTTTGCGGGTAAATATGATGTGATTGCCCGTTTTCAGGGTGGCCCGAATGCCGGCCATACCCTGTATGTCAATAATCAGAAAGTTGTGCTGCACACCATTCCCTCCGGTGTGTTCCATGGTAATACCCTCAACCTCATCGGCAACGGTGTGGTGCTGGACCCTGTGACGTTCAAAAAAGAATGCCAGACCGTGGCCGCCCTTGGCATCGACCTGAAGAAGAACCTCTTTATAGCGGAAAAAACGCATATCATCGTACCTACGCACCGTGCGCTGGACAAGGCTTCCGAACTGTCGAAAGGGCAGGAGAAGATCGGTTCCACCCTCAAAGGCATCGGTCCCGCATATATGGACAAAACGGGCCGTAACGGCCTGCGCGTGGGCGACGTGCTGCACCCGGACTTCGAGGTGCTGTACGGCAAGCTCAAAACCAAACACCTGCAACTGCTGGCCAATTACGACTTCACCGAAGACATCACCGAATGGGAAAAAGACTTTTTCGAAGCGGTGGAGTTCCTCCGGGAAATGAACATCGTAGGCGGCGAATACTGGCTGAACAACCACCTGAAAGCCGGTAAGAAAGTACTGGCCGAAGGCGCCCAGGGCAGCATGCTCGACGTGGATTTCGGTACTTACCCGTTTGTCACCTCTTCCAGCACCATTTCCGCAGGCGTTTGCACCGGCCTGGGCATTGCGCCCAAATGGATCCGCGAAGTGATCGGCGTTACCAAAGCATACTGCACCCGTGTGGGCAGCGGCGCTTTCCCCACCGAACTGGAAGATGAAACCGGCGAAACGCTCCGCCAGGCAGGTCACGAATTCGGCGCAACAACAGGGCGCCCCCGCCGCTGCGGCTGGATCGACCTCGTGGCCCTCGATTATACCTGCATGCTCAGCGGCGTTACACAGCTGGTAATGACCAAAAGCGACGTGCTCGACGCTTTCAAAACCGTCAACGCCTGCGTGGCATATGAAATCAATGGTAAACAAACGAAAGAGATGCCGTTCCAGATCAACGGCCTTACCATCAAACCCGTACTGGAAAGTTTTCCCGGATGGTCTGCACCTACTGCTGCAAGCCGGGAATACAATGCTTTACCTGCGGAAATGAAAAATTTCTTATCTTTTGTGGAGAGCTACCTGGGGGTACCGGTACAATACGTGTCAAACGGCCCTGGCAGGGACCAGATACTGGAAAAGTAAAGTCAAAAAAATACAAAAAAAAGAGTCAAAAAAAAATTTGGCTAATCAAAAAAACTGTTAAAACTTTACCTTAGAATCTAATTGTAACGTACCATTATGAAATCAAAATCTGATAAAGAAAAAGAGACTAAAAAAACTACTTCACCAAAGACTGACAAAGCCTCTGAAAAGAAGGCTGCAGGTAAGCCTAAAAAGGAAGTAGACGAGGATGAAGAGGAGGATGAGGAGGATGCTCCCCGGAAGTCTGCTGCTTCAAAAAAATCAGATAAGCTTGCGGCAAAATCCAAAAAAGAAGAAGACGAAGATGAGGACGACGACGATGATGATGATGACGATGCTCCGAAAAAAGGTGCAAAGAAACCAACAGCAAAAGCCGGCGCCAAAAAGAAGAAAGACGACGATGATGAAGAGGATGACGACGAGGATTTTGACGACGATGACGATGCCTGGGAAAAAGGAGAAGATGAAGACTACGATCCCGACTTCGAAGAGTTCGACATGCCCAAACCCAAAAGCAAACGCGGCCGCCCCAGCACCAAAAAAGGTGACGACGATGACCTGGATATCGACGACGAGTTCAAGGACATGGGCATGTTCAACGACCGGTTTGATGATGACGATGATGATGATTTCTAATCCGTAAACGTGCTATCATACAGTTTTCCTGTAAATAATATAAGCGCATTCAAACAACAAATGTTGAGCTGGGGTAACCGGTTCAACATTTGTTGTTTTTTGGACAACAACGAATACCGCCTTCCCGGCGGAAACGCTGAAGCGCTGCTGGCCGCAGATGCGGTTGAAGTGCTGCAATGCAATGCAGGCACGGCTTTCGACCAGCTCCGCGATTGGCACGCCGCCCGTCCCGGCTGGCTGTTCGGCCACTTTGCGTACGATCTGAAAAACGAAACGGAAAAATTATCCTCCGCCAACGCGGACGGGCTGGGTTTCCCCGATCTCTGTTTTTTCAGGCCCCGTTATGTGCTGCAGCTGCAGAACGGGCAGGTGCAGATCCAGGGCGAAAATCTCACGGAAGAGGAAGCGCGGAACATCTTTGAAGCCTGCGGAAAAGAACAGGAAGAAACATGGGCCGCACTCGGCGGCATGCTCCGGGCGCGAATGGACCGCAGCTATTACCTCGAGTCCGTGAGGGCGCTGAAAGCGCACATCCGCAAAGGCGACTGTTATGAAGTGAATTTCTGCCGCGAGCAGTTCATGGAAACAACCCTCCATTCCCCGGTGACACTATTCCACCGGCTCAATCATCTTTCACCCGCCCCCTTTGCCGCTTATTATAAACTGAACCGGCGTTACCTCGTTTGCTCCAGCCCTGAAAGGTTCCTGCAGAAAAAAGGCGACCGGCTGATTTCGCAGCCTATAAAGGGAACGGCTAAACGCTCTTCCGATCCGGCGCTCGACGCCGCCCTGCAATCGGAGCTGCGTAACAGCGCCAAAGAACAATCCGAAAACGTCATGATCGTTGACCTGGTGCGCAACGACCTGTCGCGCACCGCGGTACAGGGCAGCGTGCGGGTGGAGGAGCTGTTCGGCATCTATACCTTCCCGCAGGTGCACCACATGATCTCCACCGTATCCGCCACGCTCGATGCGCGGTTCCATTTCACCGACGCCATCCGCCACGCCTTTCCCATGGGCTCCATGACGGGCGCGCCGAAAGTGCGGGTGATGGAACTGATAGAACATTATGAAAAAACGCGCCGGGGACTCTTTTCCGGGGCCATCGGGTACATTACGCCCGGGGGCGACTTCGATTTTAACGTGGTGATCAGGAGTATCCTGTACAATGCGGAAAATCCGTACATATCCTTCCAGACCGGTTCCGCCATTACGTTTTACAGCGATCCTGAAAAGGAGTTCGACGAATGCCAGCTGAAGGCGAAAGCGCTGATGGCCGCGCTGGGAGTGGAGTAGGGGCTATTTTTTCTCCCGCAGGAGCTGCTCCGTCGCTTCCTGCACCGTGGGGTACGAAAACTGGAAACCGGTTTGCAATATTTTATCGGCGGATACATTGACGCTTTTCAGCACCTCCACGCTCATTTCTCCGAGTGCCAGCTTCAGGGCGAAGGCGGGCACATGCAGGGTAACGAAGCTGTTTCCCTTGGCCGCGCGGGCCAGCGAGGTGATCAGTTCCTGGTTGGTGACCGGCGTAGGGGCTACCGCGTTATACACGCCGCTCAGCTGGTCGTTCACCAGGGCGTTGAAATACAGGCGCACCAGGTCCTGCAGGTGTATCCAGCTCACCCACTGGTCGCCGTTACCCATGACCATGGCGAAACCCAGCTTCACCGGTTTATAAAATTCCTTCAGGGCCCCGCCTCTTAAGCTCAATACGATGCCGGTACGGAGGATGATGACCTTTTTGCCGAGGTCTTCCATCTGCCGCACGCTGTTTTCCCAGGCCTGCGTGGTAGTGCCCAGGAAATCGTCGGCCGAGGGGTCGTTTTCCGTAAAGGGGGTGCCTTTGAACGGGCCGTAATAGCCGGTAGCGGAAGCGCTGATCACCTTTTTGACTTTGTTGGCGTGGAGGCGGAGATGGTCGTACAGCACCTGGCTGCTCTGCACACGGCTGTCGAGGATCTCCTGTTTGCGGGCATTCGTCCAGCGGCCTTCGGCCACATTGGCGCCGGCGAGGTGAATGATATGATCGGCCTGCTGTAAGGCAGTGGTATCCAGTGTTTTGCGGGCAAGGTCCCAGCGGGCGTATTGCAATTGGGGATGATCGGAGCTCATTCTTTTCCGGGTCAGTACAATCACCCTGTACCCTCTTTCAATGAGAAAAGCGGTTAACGCCCTGCCGACAAGGCCTGTGCCACCCGTAACCAATACCGTGTCCATCATATTAAAAGCCAGCTTTTATGGAATAAAATTACTGAAATAATTGCCGTGAAAGGAAACATTCGTCGCCTGCCCTCCCTTACCACTTTGCAATCACACAATTTTCGTGTAGGTTTGGAGCACAAGCTTGCATAAAATTGCGTATTATAACGTTTATCCTATATCAAATCCATTAAACAATTATCCATGCGCATTCGTCATATCGTACAAATTTGGGTGTTCATGCTGTGCAGTACGATAGCCACTGCCCAGAAAATCACCTATTCAGAACCGGAGCGGGACGACTACAAAACCACGGAATTTGAGATCATCGGCAGGGTGTCCGGGAACATTCTGGTGTACAAGGCCGACCGGGGGGAATACCACATCTCCGTATATGATAACGCCATGCAGCTGAAAGATCGTGTGAAACTGGGTTTTTTACCCAAAAAACTGATCAGCGTGGATTTTGTGAATTACCAGGATAAAGCTTACATGATCTACCAGTTCCAGCGGAAAGACGCCGTCTACAGCTTCTGCGCAACGGTCGACGGCAACGGCCAGTTCGGGGAAGCCCCCATCATGGTTGACTCCACCCGCATCGGCAACTTCTCCCGGGAAAACAAAATCTACTCGGTGGAGATCTCGGAAGATAAGAACCGCATCCTCGTTTATAAGATCAACCAGGACAAGGAAGACAACCACGTGTTCTACACCTTCCTGTACGACAGCTCTTTCAACCTCGTCAACAACAGCCGCGTATCGCTGCCGATGGAGGCCAAGCGCCAGTTCCTCAGCAATTTCAGCCTCAGTAACGAAGGCGACCTGGTGTTCACCAAGCTGGAAAGGACCAGTAACCGCGACTATATCGTGAACGGCAGCCTGGTAATGAAACGGGCGGTGATAGACAGTTTTGAGGTATATCCCTTCGAAACAAAAGGCCTGCTGCTCGATGAGGTCAAACTGAAAGTCAATAATCAGGATAAACAGTCGCTGATCACTTCCTTTTATTACAAGCAGAAGCGGGGCAACGTGGAAGGGATTTACATGCTGCGGGTCGACAATACCAACGGCAGCCGGTTGTTCGAAAAGATGACCGCCTTCTCCGCCGAGCTGAAACAGAGCGCCAGGGGCGATGCTTCGCAGTCCGCCGCCTTCAACGACTACTTCATCCGCAAGATCGTGAACACCCGCAACGGGGGCTTCCTGCTCACGGCGGAAGCCTATTACACCACTTCCCGCACTCAACCCTGGAACCGCTGGAACTACATGTACGGCGGCTACGGCGGGTACAATCCTTATTATTATTCGCCATATTCCCCGTACTATTATAACCCGTACGGCTGGAACGACGGCCAGGGCACCCGTTATCACTACGACAACATCGCCATCCTGGCCTTCGACGAAAAAGGCGACCTGCAATACAGCAATTTTGTGCACAAAAGCCAGTTCGACGACGGGGCCGACCTTTACCTGAGCTATATGCTGGTGAACGTAGGCAGCGAACTGCATTTCCTGTTCAACGAGCTCGACCGCCGGCAGTATGTGCTGTCAGAGAACACCATCGGGCCCGACGGGAAGGTGAACCGCAAGCCCACCCTGCGCAACCTCGATAAAGGGTTTACCTGGATGCCCCGCTACGGCAAACAGATCAGCGCCCGCAGCGTGCTGATACCCTGTATTTACAGGAATTATATTTGCTTTGCTAAAATTGACTTTTAATCACACCTTTGCAACGTGATACGTTTTTTCCGATCGGGCAATCCCCTCACGGTATTGCTGCTGTTCATATACACCCTGTTCGTTAAATTCTACTACCTCATCAATCCGTCTGTTTACCAGGCCGACGGGTCTGAAGGGCTGGTATACGATGCATTGACCGCCTGGCTGGAAGGGATAGTGGGCAAAAGCCCCCTCTTTTTCACCGCCGCCACCGTGATGCTGCAGTTTCTGCAGGCGTTGCTGCTGACCCGTATCATCAATAATCACCGCCTTTTCCCGAAAGATACTTACCTGCCGGCCATGAGCTACCTGCTCTTCACGTCGCTGCTGGAAAGCTGGAACGTGTTTTCGCCGGCCGTGCTGGTCAACACCATCATGCTCTGGATATTTTCCGGGATCACCGATCTGTACATGCGCTCGTCTGCCCGCGATGTGGCTTTCAACCTGGGGTTCGCCATGGGCATCTGCGGGTTGTTCTATTTCCCCGCCCTGCTGTTTGTGGCGCTGCTTTTCGTGAGCCTGCTCATCATGCGGTCGTTCCGGCTGGCGGAGTGGATCATTGGCCTGCTGGGGCTGATCTGCCCTTTTTACCTGCTTGGCACCTGGCTGTTCCTCACCAACCGCTGGGACGCCATCGAAAACCTGCCCCGCATCGGTTTCCACCTCCCGATGATCACCAATTACAAGGTCTGGGGCGCTTTTGTGGTGTCGCTGCTGTTTTTTGTGACCGGCTGGCTGATGCTTCAGCGCACCTTTAACAAGATGCTCATCCAGGGCCGCAAGATATGGTCGGCCATGGCGGTATACGTACTGGTGGCCATTTTCATCCCGTTCTTCAGCGCCACTTTCACCCCCGGCTACTGGGTGCTGGCCATTTTGCCGCTCTCGCTCTTTGCCGGCAACGTTTTCTGGACCATCACCAATAACACCTTCGCCAATGCGGTGCACCTGCTGGTGCTGGCATATGTGATAATTATGCAATATTTTTCGCATTGATGTTATAGGAATCATAAAAACTGATGAGCGGTTATTGGAAATTGCGTAATGGTCAGTAATTTTGCTCTTTTCCAGGCTAAATCTAACGGAGATAATTAATATGAAATTCGGAGTAGTTACATTTCCCGGTTCCAACTGTGATCAGGATATGCTCGATGCGCTTCAGTACGATCTGAACCAGGAGGTGATTTCCCTTTGGCATAAAGACAAAGACCTGAGCATGTTCGGTACGGAAGACTGCATTTTGCTGCCCGGCGGCTTTTCTTACGGCGACTACCTGCGCTGCGGCGCCATCGCCAAGTTCAGCCCCATGATGCAAAGCGTGATTGAATTCGCCAACAAGGGCGGCCGTGTGATCGGCGTTTGTAACGGATTCCAGATTCTCTGCGAAGCCGGCCTGCTGCCGGGTGCGCTGCTGAAAAACCAGAACCAGCAATTCATCTGCAAGAACATTTACATGAAAAGCGAAAACCTGCATACCTCCATCACCAAAGATGTGGCAGGCCGCCCGCTGATGATCCCCATCGCCCACGGCGAAGGCAGGTATCATGCAGACGAGGCCACCCTCGATGAGCTCTTCAAGCACAACCAGGTTATTTTCCGCTATTGCGATGAATTTGGCAATATAATTGAAGATGCTAACCCGAACGGCGCTATCCGCAACATTGCGGGTATCAGCAACAAGGAAAAAAACGTTTTTGGGATGATGCCGCACCCGGAAAGGGCCAGCAACGAACTGCTGGGCAACCGCGACGGGCAGCTCATCTTCCAGAGCCTGATTAATAATAATTAAGATCAGAAACCCAATCAACCACCAACCAGAAAAAAAAGGACTATGAAGAAATTACTCGTTGCACTGTGCATGTTTGCACTGCCTGCACTGGCAGTAGCACAGGAAGAAAATCCTGTGAAATGGGATTTTACCGCCAAAAACGTTGGCGGACAGGTGTATGAAGTAACCGCGAAAGCCACCATCGAAAAAGGATGGCACCTGTACGCGCAGGACGCCGGTGAAGGACCTATCCCCACGTCCATCAAGTTTACCAAAAATCCGCTGGTGACCGTAGCCGGTAAACCGAAAGAAGTAGGTAAGCTCCATAAAGCATTCGACAAGAACTTCAACTCCGAGCTGAAATATTACGAAACCACCGTTGCTTTCGTACAGAAAGTGACCGTTAAAGGTAAAGCCGCCACCAAACTGAAAGGCAGCGTGGAATTCATGGTGTGCGACGATCATCAGTGCCTGCCGCCTGCTGAAATTCCATTTACCGTTAACCTGGGCGGAAAATAGAAGGGGGTGACTACCAGCACAACGATTATCTTCTAAACAGATATAGCAGGAACGAGTTCTTTCAAAGGAACTCGTTTTTTGCATTTACGTTCAGAACAATCTGCTAAGTCTATCGTACATATGAAATATGCGCCCCGCCCACACCAGGCAGCAGGGCATATTTTGATCAGACAATCAAAAAGACAAACACTACCGGATGAAGTACTTACTCTCAATGATAACCGGCTTCCTGCTTGCTTTCGGCCCCACCGCCCAGGCACAGGAAACGGACTCCATACCTAAACTGGTGAACTGGGATTTTGCCGCGGAAAAGAAAAGTGAAGGGATTTACACGCTCCATTTCAAAGCGAAGCTCGGCGAAGGCTGGAAACTGTTTTCCACCACCATGGGCGACGATGATCCGAACACCCGCATCGTGTTCGACAGCCTTAGCGCCACCCGCGCCGCCATCACAGGCATCAAAGAGGCCGGCGACCTGAAAAAGGCGCCTGAGCCAGTTCTCGATAACCTGGAGATCAAATATTTCGAAGGAGCGGTAGACATACAGGCCGAAGTGAAATACAACGGCCCCGTAAAAGATATCAAAGGCACCCTCACCTACATGGTGATCAAAGGGGAGGAGATCAACCCCGAAGAAACGCCCTTCCGCTTCAACGCGGACGAAACGGGCAACCTCACCGTGGGCAAAGGCGGCCTGCAGGTATCGGCCGACAAGGCGAACGACCTCAAGCGCTCCGCCATCGACCTGAAGAACCCCGTCAACAAAGTAGGCGGCATCGGCAACGAAGGCGAAACCAATCCCTGGTTCATCTTTTTGCTCGGTTTCCTCGGCGGCCTCGTAGCGCTCATCACGCCCTGCGTATTCCCGATGATCCCCCTGACCGTATCGTTCTTCACCAAAAGCGCGCAGGATAAAAAGAAAGGCATCTTCAACGCCAGCATGTACGGGTTCTTTATTTTCCTGATCTATGTGCTGTTCAGCGTGCCCTTCCACATTGCCGGCGCGGCAGAACCGGAGATCTTCAACAACATCTCCACCAACGTCTGGCTGAACCTGTTTTTCTTCGCCGTGTTCGTAGTGTTCGCGATATCGTTCTTCGGGGCGTTCGACATCACCCTGCCCAGCGGGCTGGCCAGCAAGGCCGATTCCAAAGCCAATAAAGGAACGCTCATCGGCATCTTCTTCATGGCGCTCACGCTGGTGGTGGTATCCTTCTCCTGTACCGGCCCGATCCTCGGTTCGCTGCTGGCAGGCTCCCTCAACTCCGACGGCGGCGCCTGGCTGCTTACCGCAGGCATGGCCGGTTTCGGCGTATCGCTGGCCCTGCCGTTCGCCCTCTTCGCCATGTTCCCCAACTGGCTCAGTTCCCTGCCGAAATCAGGCGGATGGCTGGGCTCCGTGAAAGTGGTGCTGGGTTACATCGAACTGGCGCTGGCCGTGAAATTCCTCTCCAACGCGGACCTCGTTACGCACTGGGGCATCCTGCACAGGGAAACGTTTTTCCTCATCTGGATCCTCATCGGCATCTGCCTCACCATGTACCTGTTGGGCTTCAACTGGAAGCTGCAGCGGACGGCTAAAATGAGCCCGGTAAGATGGATTTTCGCCATCGTTTTCGGCGCTTATACAATTTACCTGCTGCCGGGCG
Protein-coding sequences here:
- a CDS encoding adenylosuccinate synthase, which produces MVDVLLGLQWGDEGKGKIVDYFAGKYDVIARFQGGPNAGHTLYVNNQKVVLHTIPSGVFHGNTLNLIGNGVVLDPVTFKKECQTVAALGIDLKKNLFIAEKTHIIVPTHRALDKASELSKGQEKIGSTLKGIGPAYMDKTGRNGLRVGDVLHPDFEVLYGKLKTKHLQLLANYDFTEDITEWEKDFFEAVEFLREMNIVGGEYWLNNHLKAGKKVLAEGAQGSMLDVDFGTYPFVTSSSTISAGVCTGLGIAPKWIREVIGVTKAYCTRVGSGAFPTELEDETGETLRQAGHEFGATTGRPRRCGWIDLVALDYTCMLSGVTQLVMTKSDVLDAFKTVNACVAYEINGKQTKEMPFQINGLTIKPVLESFPGWSAPTAASREYNALPAEMKNFLSFVESYLGVPVQYVSNGPGRDQILEK
- a CDS encoding anthranilate synthase component I family protein; translation: MDNNEYRLPGGNAEALLAADAVEVLQCNAGTAFDQLRDWHAARPGWLFGHFAYDLKNETEKLSSANADGLGFPDLCFFRPRYVLQLQNGQVQIQGENLTEEEARNIFEACGKEQEETWAALGGMLRARMDRSYYLESVRALKAHIRKGDCYEVNFCREQFMETTLHSPVTLFHRLNHLSPAPFAAYYKLNRRYLVCSSPERFLQKKGDRLISQPIKGTAKRSSDPALDAALQSELRNSAKEQSENVMIVDLVRNDLSRTAVQGSVRVEELFGIYTFPQVHHMISTVSATLDARFHFTDAIRHAFPMGSMTGAPKVRVMELIEHYEKTRRGLFSGAIGYITPGGDFDFNVVIRSILYNAENPYISFQTGSAITFYSDPEKEFDECQLKAKALMAALGVE
- a CDS encoding TIGR01777 family oxidoreductase, whose product is MMDTVLVTGGTGLVGRALTAFLIERGYRVIVLTRKRMSSDHPQLQYARWDLARKTLDTTALQQADHIIHLAGANVAEGRWTNARKQEILDSRVQSSQVLYDHLRLHANKVKKVISASATGYYGPFKGTPFTENDPSADDFLGTTTQAWENSVRQMEDLGKKVIILRTGIVLSLRGGALKEFYKPVKLGFAMVMGNGDQWVSWIHLQDLVRLYFNALVNDQLSGVYNAVAPTPVTNQELITSLARAAKGNSFVTLHVPAFALKLALGEMSVEVLKSVNVSADKILQTGFQFSYPTVQEATEQLLREKK
- the purQ gene encoding phosphoribosylformylglycinamidine synthase subunit PurQ; amino-acid sequence: MKFGVVTFPGSNCDQDMLDALQYDLNQEVISLWHKDKDLSMFGTEDCILLPGGFSYGDYLRCGAIAKFSPMMQSVIEFANKGGRVIGVCNGFQILCEAGLLPGALLKNQNQQFICKNIYMKSENLHTSITKDVAGRPLMIPIAHGEGRYHADEATLDELFKHNQVIFRYCDEFGNIIEDANPNGAIRNIAGISNKEKNVFGMMPHPERASNELLGNRDGQLIFQSLINNN
- a CDS encoding protein-disulfide reductase DsbD domain-containing protein yields the protein MKKLLVALCMFALPALAVAQEENPVKWDFTAKNVGGQVYEVTAKATIEKGWHLYAQDAGEGPIPTSIKFTKNPLVTVAGKPKEVGKLHKAFDKNFNSELKYYETTVAFVQKVTVKGKAATKLKGSVEFMVCDDHQCLPPAEIPFTVNLGGK
- a CDS encoding protein-disulfide reductase DsbD family protein, which codes for MKYLLSMITGFLLAFGPTAQAQETDSIPKLVNWDFAAEKKSEGIYTLHFKAKLGEGWKLFSTTMGDDDPNTRIVFDSLSATRAAITGIKEAGDLKKAPEPVLDNLEIKYFEGAVDIQAEVKYNGPVKDIKGTLTYMVIKGEEINPEETPFRFNADETGNLTVGKGGLQVSADKANDLKRSAIDLKNPVNKVGGIGNEGETNPWFIFLLGFLGGLVALITPCVFPMIPLTVSFFTKSAQDKKKGIFNASMYGFFIFLIYVLFSVPFHIAGAAEPEIFNNISTNVWLNLFFFAVFVVFAISFFGAFDITLPSGLASKADSKANKGTLIGIFFMALTLVVVSFSCTGPILGSLLAGSLNSDGGAWLLTAGMAGFGVSLALPFALFAMFPNWLSSLPKSGGWLGSVKVVLGYIELALAVKFLSNADLVTHWGILHRETFFLIWILIGICLTMYLLGFNWKLQRTAKMSPVRWIFAIVFGAYTIYLLPGVTNTKYARLKLMSGFAPPMSYSWYGNNAHEKGAVEPDVINDYEKALALAKEKNKPILIDFTGWACVNCRNMEENVWTDPEVHALIKDNYILVSLYTDDRAKLPDEERFLYQFPDGKKKEIVTIGNKFATMQTVNFINNSQPLYVLISPDEQLLTFPVAYTPDIQEYANWLKSGLDAFKKVKK